One Candidatus Culexarchaeum yellowstonense genomic region harbors:
- a CDS encoding 50S ribosomal protein L3, which yields MGHRKYSAPRRGSLAFAPRIRAKSIIPRVRSWPGVKGVVKIMGFAGYKVGMTHVVVVEDRPGTPMFGKEVVKAATILETPPLFVAGIRVYSKEYGALRSLTELWSDKIPKSLERVFTLPEKIETPSIDELYSKLNEISEIRLITCTQPNKAGIGKKKPELFEIKVDGGTLKEQLDLAFKLLGSEINVADVFKEGQYVDVISVTKGKGFQGVVKRFGVKVLGRWHKHRKGSRKVGSIGPGTPSGVMWTVPRPGQMGFHLRTEFNKRILKIGKSGEEINVKGGFCHYGLVKSSYILIEGSIPGPPKRLVKIRPAIRMPEDYQIRQPKLVYINR from the coding sequence TTGGGTCATAGAAAGTATAGTGCTCCAAGAAGAGGATCCTTAGCGTTTGCCCCTAGAATTAGAGCTAAGAGTATAATTCCAAGAGTTCGATCATGGCCTGGTGTTAAAGGTGTTGTTAAGATCATGGGATTTGCCGGCTATAAAGTTGGGATGACGCATGTAGTCGTCGTTGAAGATAGACCTGGAACCCCAATGTTTGGTAAGGAAGTTGTTAAAGCCGCAACAATTTTAGAGACGCCACCACTATTCGTTGCTGGCATAAGAGTTTATTCGAAGGAATATGGTGCCTTAAGATCATTAACGGAGTTATGGTCTGATAAAATCCCCAAATCCTTAGAGAGAGTTTTCACACTACCAGAAAAGATTGAAACTCCCTCCATTGATGAATTATACTCAAAATTGAATGAAATAAGTGAAATCAGATTAATTACCTGTACGCAACCAAATAAAGCTGGAATTGGAAAGAAAAAGCCTGAACTATTCGAGATAAAGGTGGATGGTGGAACATTGAAAGAACAACTTGATTTAGCCTTCAAACTACTTGGTTCAGAAATAAATGTAGCCGATGTCTTCAAGGAAGGGCAGTATGTTGATGTGATTTCAGTAACTAAGGGTAAGGGATTTCAAGGTGTAGTTAAACGATTTGGCGTAAAAGTTTTAGGGAGATGGCATAAGCATAGAAAAGGGTCAAGAAAGGTGGGATCCATAGGTCCTGGGACACCATCAGGCGTTATGTGGACAGTTCCCAGACCTGGACAGATGGGATTTCACCTCAGGACAGAGTTCAATAAGAGGATACTTAAAATTGGGAAGAGTGGAGAGGAAATCAATGTTAAAGGTGGATTTTGCCACTACGGCTTAGTTAAGAGTAGTTATATTTTGATAGAGGGTTCGATTCCAGGTCCTCCAAAGAGATTGGTGAAAATTAGACCTGCAATAAGAATGCCGGAAGATTATCAAATTAGGCAACCGAAATTAGTT